The following proteins are encoded in a genomic region of Vulpes vulpes isolate BD-2025 chromosome X, VulVul3, whole genome shotgun sequence:
- the ZNF182 gene encoding zinc finger protein 182 isoform X4: MLETYSNLVSVGQQDTKPDLILKLELEGPCLAERKISVWSFPEEACQVDEQIEKQHHVDQDRYLLMQVGFPDKTIITKTGYDYNEFGNAFHLNTNLVASIQRSHKHESFGNSMVDNLDLFTRSSVGKKHDNGCAKLFFHTEYEKTTPGVKPHGYRECGKALRRKKGLSLQERIKNGEKPFECTACRKTFSKKSHLIVHWRTHTGEKPFGCTECGKAFSQKSQLIIHLRSHTGERPFECPECGKAFREKSTVIIHYRTHTGEKPYECNECGKAFTQKSNLIVHQKTHTGEKTYECTKCGESFIQKLDLIIHHSTHTGKKPHECNECKKTFSDKSTLIIHQRTHTGEKPHKCTECGKSFNEKSTLIVHQRTHTGEKPYECDVCGKTFTQKSNLGVHQRTHSGEKPFECNECEKAFSQKSYLMLHQRGHTGEKPYECSECEKAFSQKSYLIIHQRTHTEEKPYKCNECGKAFREKSKLIIHQRIHTGEKPYECPVCWKAFSQKSQLIIHQRTHTGEKPYACTECGKAFREKSTFTVHQRTHTGEKPYKCTECGKAFTQKSNLIVHQRTHTGKKAHGKGHSRKSKLIAH, translated from the exons ATGCTGGAGACCTACAGCAACCTGGTCTCTGTGG GGCAGCAGGATACCAAACCAGATCTCATCCTCAAATTGGAGTTAGAAGGTCCATGcctggcagaaagaaaaatctcagtttGGAGCTTTCCAG AAGAAGCCTGTCAGGTTGATGAACAGATTGAGAAACAGCACCACGTTGACCAAGATAGATATTTGTTGATGCAAGTTGGATTCCCTGACAAAACAATTATCACCAAGACTGGCTATGACTATAATGAATTTGGAAATGCATTTCATCTGAATACAAACCTTGTTGCTTCAATACAAAGATCCCATAAACATGAGTCATTTGGAAATAGTATGGTAGATAATTTAGACCTATTTACCAGAAGCTCTGTAGGAAAGAAACATGATAATGGATGTGCAAAATTATTCTTCCATACCGAATATGAGAAAACAACTCCTGGAGTAAAACCCCATGGATATAGAGAGTGTGGGAAAGCCCTCAGGCGAAAGAAAGGTCTTAGTCTAcaagagagaattaaaaatggagagaaaccCTTTGAATGTACCGCATGTAGGAAAACCTTCAGCAAGAAGTCACACCTCATTGTACATTGGAGAactcatacaggagagaaaccttTTGGATGTactgaatgtggaaaagcctttagcCAAAAATCTCAGCTCATTATACACTTGAGAAGTCATACAGGAGAGCGACCTTTTGAGTGTCcagaatgtggaaaagccttcagaGAAAAGTCAACTGTCATAATACATTACAGGactcatacaggagagaaaccttatgaatgtaatgaatgtggaaaagccttcacTCAGAAGTCAAACCTCATTGTCCATCAGAAAACCCACACAGGAGAGAAAACTTACGAATGCACTAAATGTGGGGAATCTTTCATACAGAAGCTTGATCTAATTATACATCATAGTACGCATACAGGAAAAAAACCCCATGAATGTAATGAGTGTAAGAAAACTTTCAGTGATAAGTCAACCCTCATTATACATCAAAGAACTCACACGGGGGAGAAACCTCATAAGTGTACTGAATGTGGGAAGTCTTTCAATGAGAAGTCAACCCTCATCGTGCATCAGCGAactcatacaggagagaaaccctatgaatgtgaCGTGTGTGGGAAAACCTTCACCCAAAAATCAAACCTTGGCGTACATCAGAGAACTCATTCAGGAGAGAAACCTtttgaatgtaatgaatgtgaGAAAGCATTCTCTCAGAAATCCTATCTCATGCTCCACCAGAGAGGTCATACAGGAGAGAAGCCCTATGAATGCAGTGAATGTGAAAAAGCATTTTCCCAGAAATCATACCTCATTATACATCAAAGAACTCATACGGAAGAAAAACCCTACAAATGTAACGAATGTGGCAAAGCCTTCAGAGAAAAGTCTAAGCTCATTatacatcagagaattcacacaggagagaaaccctatgaatgtccTGTATGTTGGAAAGCTTTTAGCCAAAAGTCTCAGCTCATTATACATCAGCGaacacacacaggagagaaaccctatgcATGCACCGAGTGTGGCAAAGCCTTCAGAGAAAAATCCACGTTCACTGTACACCAGAGaactcatactggagagaaaccctacaaGTGTAcagaatgtggaaaagcctttacCCAAAAATCAAACCTTATTGTGCATCAGAGAACACACACGGGAAAGAAGGCCCATGGGAAAGGCCACAGCCGTAAGTCAAAGCTCATTGCACATTAG
- the ZNF182 gene encoding zinc finger protein 182 isoform X3, with the protein MLETYSNLVSVAGQQDTKPDLILKLELEGPCLAERKISVWSFPEEACQVDEQIEKQHHVDQDRYLLMQVGFPDKTIITKTGYDYNEFGNAFHLNTNLVASIQRSHKHESFGNSMVDNLDLFTRSSVGKKHDNGCAKLFFHTEYEKTTPGVKPHGYRECGKALRRKKGLSLQERIKNGEKPFECTACRKTFSKKSHLIVHWRTHTGEKPFGCTECGKAFSQKSQLIIHLRSHTGERPFECPECGKAFREKSTVIIHYRTHTGEKPYECNECGKAFTQKSNLIVHQKTHTGEKTYECTKCGESFIQKLDLIIHHSTHTGKKPHECNECKKTFSDKSTLIIHQRTHTGEKPHKCTECGKSFNEKSTLIVHQRTHTGEKPYECDVCGKTFTQKSNLGVHQRTHSGEKPFECNECEKAFSQKSYLMLHQRGHTGEKPYECSECEKAFSQKSYLIIHQRTHTEEKPYKCNECGKAFREKSKLIIHQRIHTGEKPYECPVCWKAFSQKSQLIIHQRTHTGEKPYACTECGKAFREKSTFTVHQRTHTGEKPYKCTECGKAFTQKSNLIVHQRTHTGKKAHGKGHSRKSKLIAH; encoded by the exons ATGCTGGAGACCTACAGCAACCTGGTCTCTGTGG CAGGGCAGCAGGATACCAAACCAGATCTCATCCTCAAATTGGAGTTAGAAGGTCCATGcctggcagaaagaaaaatctcagtttGGAGCTTTCCAG AAGAAGCCTGTCAGGTTGATGAACAGATTGAGAAACAGCACCACGTTGACCAAGATAGATATTTGTTGATGCAAGTTGGATTCCCTGACAAAACAATTATCACCAAGACTGGCTATGACTATAATGAATTTGGAAATGCATTTCATCTGAATACAAACCTTGTTGCTTCAATACAAAGATCCCATAAACATGAGTCATTTGGAAATAGTATGGTAGATAATTTAGACCTATTTACCAGAAGCTCTGTAGGAAAGAAACATGATAATGGATGTGCAAAATTATTCTTCCATACCGAATATGAGAAAACAACTCCTGGAGTAAAACCCCATGGATATAGAGAGTGTGGGAAAGCCCTCAGGCGAAAGAAAGGTCTTAGTCTAcaagagagaattaaaaatggagagaaaccCTTTGAATGTACCGCATGTAGGAAAACCTTCAGCAAGAAGTCACACCTCATTGTACATTGGAGAactcatacaggagagaaaccttTTGGATGTactgaatgtggaaaagcctttagcCAAAAATCTCAGCTCATTATACACTTGAGAAGTCATACAGGAGAGCGACCTTTTGAGTGTCcagaatgtggaaaagccttcagaGAAAAGTCAACTGTCATAATACATTACAGGactcatacaggagagaaaccttatgaatgtaatgaatgtggaaaagccttcacTCAGAAGTCAAACCTCATTGTCCATCAGAAAACCCACACAGGAGAGAAAACTTACGAATGCACTAAATGTGGGGAATCTTTCATACAGAAGCTTGATCTAATTATACATCATAGTACGCATACAGGAAAAAAACCCCATGAATGTAATGAGTGTAAGAAAACTTTCAGTGATAAGTCAACCCTCATTATACATCAAAGAACTCACACGGGGGAGAAACCTCATAAGTGTACTGAATGTGGGAAGTCTTTCAATGAGAAGTCAACCCTCATCGTGCATCAGCGAactcatacaggagagaaaccctatgaatgtgaCGTGTGTGGGAAAACCTTCACCCAAAAATCAAACCTTGGCGTACATCAGAGAACTCATTCAGGAGAGAAACCTtttgaatgtaatgaatgtgaGAAAGCATTCTCTCAGAAATCCTATCTCATGCTCCACCAGAGAGGTCATACAGGAGAGAAGCCCTATGAATGCAGTGAATGTGAAAAAGCATTTTCCCAGAAATCATACCTCATTATACATCAAAGAACTCATACGGAAGAAAAACCCTACAAATGTAACGAATGTGGCAAAGCCTTCAGAGAAAAGTCTAAGCTCATTatacatcagagaattcacacaggagagaaaccctatgaatgtccTGTATGTTGGAAAGCTTTTAGCCAAAAGTCTCAGCTCATTATACATCAGCGaacacacacaggagagaaaccctatgcATGCACCGAGTGTGGCAAAGCCTTCAGAGAAAAATCCACGTTCACTGTACACCAGAGaactcatactggagagaaaccctacaaGTGTAcagaatgtggaaaagcctttacCCAAAAATCAAACCTTATTGTGCATCAGAGAACACACACGGGAAAGAAGGCCCATGGGAAAGGCCACAGCCGTAAGTCAAAGCTCATTGCACATTAG
- the ZNF182 gene encoding zinc finger protein 182 isoform X1 — protein MAKSQELVAFEDVLVDFTPEEWQYLNSSQKTLYREVMLETYSNLVSVAGQQDTKPDLILKLELEGPCLAERKISVWSFPEEACQVDEQIEKQHHVDQDRYLLMQVGFPDKTIITKTGYDYNEFGNAFHLNTNLVASIQRSHKHESFGNSMVDNLDLFTRSSVGKKHDNGCAKLFFHTEYEKTTPGVKPHGYRECGKALRRKKGLSLQERIKNGEKPFECTACRKTFSKKSHLIVHWRTHTGEKPFGCTECGKAFSQKSQLIIHLRSHTGERPFECPECGKAFREKSTVIIHYRTHTGEKPYECNECGKAFTQKSNLIVHQKTHTGEKTYECTKCGESFIQKLDLIIHHSTHTGKKPHECNECKKTFSDKSTLIIHQRTHTGEKPHKCTECGKSFNEKSTLIVHQRTHTGEKPYECDVCGKTFTQKSNLGVHQRTHSGEKPFECNECEKAFSQKSYLMLHQRGHTGEKPYECSECEKAFSQKSYLIIHQRTHTEEKPYKCNECGKAFREKSKLIIHQRIHTGEKPYECPVCWKAFSQKSQLIIHQRTHTGEKPYACTECGKAFREKSTFTVHQRTHTGEKPYKCTECGKAFTQKSNLIVHQRTHTGKKAHGKGHSRKSKLIAH, from the exons GAACTCGTGGCATTTGAGGATGTGCTTGTGGATTTCACCCCAGAAGAGTGGCAGTACCTGAACTCTTCACAGAAGACTCTGTACAGAGAAGTGATGCTGGAGACCTACAGCAACCTGGTCTCTGTGG CAGGGCAGCAGGATACCAAACCAGATCTCATCCTCAAATTGGAGTTAGAAGGTCCATGcctggcagaaagaaaaatctcagtttGGAGCTTTCCAG AAGAAGCCTGTCAGGTTGATGAACAGATTGAGAAACAGCACCACGTTGACCAAGATAGATATTTGTTGATGCAAGTTGGATTCCCTGACAAAACAATTATCACCAAGACTGGCTATGACTATAATGAATTTGGAAATGCATTTCATCTGAATACAAACCTTGTTGCTTCAATACAAAGATCCCATAAACATGAGTCATTTGGAAATAGTATGGTAGATAATTTAGACCTATTTACCAGAAGCTCTGTAGGAAAGAAACATGATAATGGATGTGCAAAATTATTCTTCCATACCGAATATGAGAAAACAACTCCTGGAGTAAAACCCCATGGATATAGAGAGTGTGGGAAAGCCCTCAGGCGAAAGAAAGGTCTTAGTCTAcaagagagaattaaaaatggagagaaaccCTTTGAATGTACCGCATGTAGGAAAACCTTCAGCAAGAAGTCACACCTCATTGTACATTGGAGAactcatacaggagagaaaccttTTGGATGTactgaatgtggaaaagcctttagcCAAAAATCTCAGCTCATTATACACTTGAGAAGTCATACAGGAGAGCGACCTTTTGAGTGTCcagaatgtggaaaagccttcagaGAAAAGTCAACTGTCATAATACATTACAGGactcatacaggagagaaaccttatgaatgtaatgaatgtggaaaagccttcacTCAGAAGTCAAACCTCATTGTCCATCAGAAAACCCACACAGGAGAGAAAACTTACGAATGCACTAAATGTGGGGAATCTTTCATACAGAAGCTTGATCTAATTATACATCATAGTACGCATACAGGAAAAAAACCCCATGAATGTAATGAGTGTAAGAAAACTTTCAGTGATAAGTCAACCCTCATTATACATCAAAGAACTCACACGGGGGAGAAACCTCATAAGTGTACTGAATGTGGGAAGTCTTTCAATGAGAAGTCAACCCTCATCGTGCATCAGCGAactcatacaggagagaaaccctatgaatgtgaCGTGTGTGGGAAAACCTTCACCCAAAAATCAAACCTTGGCGTACATCAGAGAACTCATTCAGGAGAGAAACCTtttgaatgtaatgaatgtgaGAAAGCATTCTCTCAGAAATCCTATCTCATGCTCCACCAGAGAGGTCATACAGGAGAGAAGCCCTATGAATGCAGTGAATGTGAAAAAGCATTTTCCCAGAAATCATACCTCATTATACATCAAAGAACTCATACGGAAGAAAAACCCTACAAATGTAACGAATGTGGCAAAGCCTTCAGAGAAAAGTCTAAGCTCATTatacatcagagaattcacacaggagagaaaccctatgaatgtccTGTATGTTGGAAAGCTTTTAGCCAAAAGTCTCAGCTCATTATACATCAGCGaacacacacaggagagaaaccctatgcATGCACCGAGTGTGGCAAAGCCTTCAGAGAAAAATCCACGTTCACTGTACACCAGAGaactcatactggagagaaaccctacaaGTGTAcagaatgtggaaaagcctttacCCAAAAATCAAACCTTATTGTGCATCAGAGAACACACACGGGAAAGAAGGCCCATGGGAAAGGCCACAGCCGTAAGTCAAAGCTCATTGCACATTAG
- the ZNF182 gene encoding zinc finger protein 182 isoform X2, translated as MAKSQELVAFEDVLVDFTPEEWQYLNSSQKTLYREVMLETYSNLVSVGQQDTKPDLILKLELEGPCLAERKISVWSFPEEACQVDEQIEKQHHVDQDRYLLMQVGFPDKTIITKTGYDYNEFGNAFHLNTNLVASIQRSHKHESFGNSMVDNLDLFTRSSVGKKHDNGCAKLFFHTEYEKTTPGVKPHGYRECGKALRRKKGLSLQERIKNGEKPFECTACRKTFSKKSHLIVHWRTHTGEKPFGCTECGKAFSQKSQLIIHLRSHTGERPFECPECGKAFREKSTVIIHYRTHTGEKPYECNECGKAFTQKSNLIVHQKTHTGEKTYECTKCGESFIQKLDLIIHHSTHTGKKPHECNECKKTFSDKSTLIIHQRTHTGEKPHKCTECGKSFNEKSTLIVHQRTHTGEKPYECDVCGKTFTQKSNLGVHQRTHSGEKPFECNECEKAFSQKSYLMLHQRGHTGEKPYECSECEKAFSQKSYLIIHQRTHTEEKPYKCNECGKAFREKSKLIIHQRIHTGEKPYECPVCWKAFSQKSQLIIHQRTHTGEKPYACTECGKAFREKSTFTVHQRTHTGEKPYKCTECGKAFTQKSNLIVHQRTHTGKKAHGKGHSRKSKLIAH; from the exons GAACTCGTGGCATTTGAGGATGTGCTTGTGGATTTCACCCCAGAAGAGTGGCAGTACCTGAACTCTTCACAGAAGACTCTGTACAGAGAAGTGATGCTGGAGACCTACAGCAACCTGGTCTCTGTGG GGCAGCAGGATACCAAACCAGATCTCATCCTCAAATTGGAGTTAGAAGGTCCATGcctggcagaaagaaaaatctcagtttGGAGCTTTCCAG AAGAAGCCTGTCAGGTTGATGAACAGATTGAGAAACAGCACCACGTTGACCAAGATAGATATTTGTTGATGCAAGTTGGATTCCCTGACAAAACAATTATCACCAAGACTGGCTATGACTATAATGAATTTGGAAATGCATTTCATCTGAATACAAACCTTGTTGCTTCAATACAAAGATCCCATAAACATGAGTCATTTGGAAATAGTATGGTAGATAATTTAGACCTATTTACCAGAAGCTCTGTAGGAAAGAAACATGATAATGGATGTGCAAAATTATTCTTCCATACCGAATATGAGAAAACAACTCCTGGAGTAAAACCCCATGGATATAGAGAGTGTGGGAAAGCCCTCAGGCGAAAGAAAGGTCTTAGTCTAcaagagagaattaaaaatggagagaaaccCTTTGAATGTACCGCATGTAGGAAAACCTTCAGCAAGAAGTCACACCTCATTGTACATTGGAGAactcatacaggagagaaaccttTTGGATGTactgaatgtggaaaagcctttagcCAAAAATCTCAGCTCATTATACACTTGAGAAGTCATACAGGAGAGCGACCTTTTGAGTGTCcagaatgtggaaaagccttcagaGAAAAGTCAACTGTCATAATACATTACAGGactcatacaggagagaaaccttatgaatgtaatgaatgtggaaaagccttcacTCAGAAGTCAAACCTCATTGTCCATCAGAAAACCCACACAGGAGAGAAAACTTACGAATGCACTAAATGTGGGGAATCTTTCATACAGAAGCTTGATCTAATTATACATCATAGTACGCATACAGGAAAAAAACCCCATGAATGTAATGAGTGTAAGAAAACTTTCAGTGATAAGTCAACCCTCATTATACATCAAAGAACTCACACGGGGGAGAAACCTCATAAGTGTACTGAATGTGGGAAGTCTTTCAATGAGAAGTCAACCCTCATCGTGCATCAGCGAactcatacaggagagaaaccctatgaatgtgaCGTGTGTGGGAAAACCTTCACCCAAAAATCAAACCTTGGCGTACATCAGAGAACTCATTCAGGAGAGAAACCTtttgaatgtaatgaatgtgaGAAAGCATTCTCTCAGAAATCCTATCTCATGCTCCACCAGAGAGGTCATACAGGAGAGAAGCCCTATGAATGCAGTGAATGTGAAAAAGCATTTTCCCAGAAATCATACCTCATTATACATCAAAGAACTCATACGGAAGAAAAACCCTACAAATGTAACGAATGTGGCAAAGCCTTCAGAGAAAAGTCTAAGCTCATTatacatcagagaattcacacaggagagaaaccctatgaatgtccTGTATGTTGGAAAGCTTTTAGCCAAAAGTCTCAGCTCATTATACATCAGCGaacacacacaggagagaaaccctatgcATGCACCGAGTGTGGCAAAGCCTTCAGAGAAAAATCCACGTTCACTGTACACCAGAGaactcatactggagagaaaccctacaaGTGTAcagaatgtggaaaagcctttacCCAAAAATCAAACCTTATTGTGCATCAGAGAACACACACGGGAAAGAAGGCCCATGGGAAAGGCCACAGCCGTAAGTCAAAGCTCATTGCACATTAG